Proteins encoded in a region of the Drosophila sechellia strain sech25 chromosome 2L, ASM438219v1, whole genome shotgun sequence genome:
- the LOC6620614 gene encoding uncharacterized protein LOC6620614 produces the protein MKSDNYRLIQEVSKRRCLWDTNMSISYRNQDAALQWASVAQIMQQDVSLCKKRFKGMRDSYRAEVRKIQQKRIQMSHWPYFRSLEFMRQIFDPEGLVPFPPQPFVMDAEQQEAFESTRLVDFAIDLDLDNDDSVDFEIIEDIFKREPSVPQDSGSDKGSLIKPLDSSSSGAHRSDQDLSPILPIHLPRHQQFLPRPHPPSKRGRRRKTSPSNDAPLLNGYASQASKSATEADLKNDSDLSFLMSMVPHVKSLSAISNLKFRMEMARVLVELREEDQQILAAAGTEDVLDRGMPKLTPAPNSSFATQLEKSQYHLSNSSYQISSRKTPTSFDYVDSSMVECDVKIENEPLL, from the exons ATGAAATCAGATAACTACCGTCTCATACAGGAGGTGTCCAAGCGACGGTGTCTGTGGGACACAAACATGTCCATTTCGTACCGCAACCAGGACGCAGCTCTCCAGTGGGCGAGTGTCGCGCAGATAATGCAGCAGGATG TCTCGCTGTGCAAGAAACGTTTCAAGGGAATGCGAGACAGCTACCGGGCAGAGGTGCGAAAGATACAGCAGAAACGCATCCAGATGTCCCACTGGCCGTACTTTCGCTCACTGGAGTTCATGCGCCAAATCTTCGATCCGGAGGGCCTGGTGCCCTTTCCACCACAGCCCTTCGTGATGGACGCCGAGCAGCAGGAAGCCTTCGAGTCCACCCGTCTGGTTGACTTCGCTatcgatttggatttggacAATGATGACTCTGTTGACTTTGAGATCATCGAGGACATATTCAAGCGGGAGCCGTCAGTGCCCCAGGACTCTGGCTCGGATAAAGGCTCGCTGATCAAGCCTTTGGATTCTTCATCCTCGGGCGCCCATCGCTCCGATCAGGATCTATCGCCCATATTGCCCATACACTTGCCGCGCCACCAACAATTCCTGCCACGTCCACACCCGCCCTCGAAGAGAGGACGTCGGAGGAAGACTTCGCCGTCGAACGATGCTCCCTTATTGAATGGATACGCCAGCCAGGCGTCAAAGTCTGCCACTGAAGCCGATCTAAAGAACGATTCGGACTTGAGTTTCTTGATGAGCATGGTGCCGCACGTAAAGTCTCTGTCAGCCATTAGTAATCTTAAGTTTCGAATGGAGATGGCGCGCGTTCTGGTGGAACTCAGGGAGGAGGATCAGCAGATCCTCGCAGCGGCGGGAACCGAAGACGTTCTAGATCGCGGCATGCCCAAACTAACTCCTGCCCCGAATTCCAGTTTTGCCACTCAGCTGGAGAAATCCCAGTACCATCTATCCAATTCCAGCTACCAAATTAGTAGCCGAAAAACACCAACTTCGTTTGACTATGTGGACAGTTCAATGGTTGAGTGCGATGTCAAGATAGAGAATGAGCCTCTGCTATGA
- the LOC6620613 gene encoding THO complex subunit 2 isoform X2, translating into MQRSTDRMRRLKKLKSVTGAQDGVGGGDAAATATADNRTSELSDTNGAAASSGAGGKKPGTLNPEVFKHLDKSGRSEFLKYLKQQLQDAADTPVYDKNGVFKQGISNAIYQLLWQTLRFTHKKDIVLHLLLEVVALHADFPSLIVDVVNILDSETSLITDGFQEERHAFVQFVKDLERVVPESLLKERLEIDTLQEAGIVKNKSFYSKFIKVKTKLYYKQRRFNLFREESEGFAKLITELNQEFDENTTPESIMDIIKSLIGCFNLDPNRVLDIIIESFETRPDRWNLFIPLLRSYMPTGAIICEVLGYKFCHFKDSRTPRSLYHVCALLLKHGVIALNDVYVWLTPNDGSIKADWEDDLADAREMVRKLNLIQTNKKEDEKDPPPPPSVKKFNEEKYNANQKFGLCEALLKVGDWENAYKIIQKLPEQAVVLQEPIARAIADLIHLSVENIYYKKCFKAPAGRRPSRNRLYDDSKLVAKMQAKEFGDLRKYTWPMANVLGPAMHYDTVLMYKLIRIMRKLVVDMGVDSLNGPPPNSEAEQHYYDIMSSLDACILPSLLYLDNNCSMSEEIWAVLKYFPYHFRYSLYARWKNDSYQLHPNLIRRCGLAQRDIKALMKRVSKENVKQLGRLVGKYSHCAPGLLFDYILLQIQIYDNLIGPVCDLLKYLTALSFDCLGYCIIESLTLTGRLRFKDDGTSLSLWLQSLASFCGTIYKKYSIELSGLLQYVANQLKSQKSLDLLILREIVHKMAGVESCEEMTNDQLQAMCGGEQLRGEAGYFSQVRNTKKSSNRLKEALANNDLAVAICLLMAQQKHCVIYRETAAHSHLKLVGNLYDQCQDTLVQFGTFLGSTYSVDEYVERLPSIITMLREYHINTDVAFFLARPMFTHQINQKYDQLRKDDPNAKKLTTTQKLQKYLEATQLIMNPIVESVRPLHSSKVWEDISPQFLVTFWSLSMYDLHVPNESYQREIAKLKQLAQQAAEGKDSNQSKNKKEQERYIALMEKLNDERKKQHEHVDKILQRLQEQKDSWFLLRSAKSAKNDTITQFLQLCLFPRCTFTALDALYCAKFVHAIHNLKTSNFSTLLCYDRIFCDITYSVTSCTEGEATRYGRFLCAMLETVMRWHADQAVFNKECANYPGFVTKFRVSNQFSEANDHVGYENYRHVCHKWHYKITKAIVFCLDSKDFMQIRNALIILMRILPHYPVLAKLAQIIERKVDKVREEEKTKRPDLYAIASSYIGQLKLKTPHMLKESVFHQIAERPNKDSPTNVGAPAAATRSDKLSPTSPSGHTQGTRAPSGAAPFYNSEQKSGIKEPEAKAASTTRESKSQRGEGNNVTLVSTASSTASNNERESKQRDLAAPRESQSRSKDDQQEQANNGSNGSRQSESRNRDVERDRQDQHDQRSISSHRSSRDIVRVKERTEAELHQRSRERSQRLEELEAQQRKREKPSRRGGEERIRHGDGVETVDLVGSTDNRHYEEFEGRMRDLSSVSNESNGSMQHRQRSHENIEFEKDSKRRKLESSTSSSKKVEELVDSVKKARGLKTKERNKDKLSDEERDARKDRKLGRKRDRVDESNSNEHKRRREGQNGEEELRDRERHREKSPRERSHEKFDRERGVASGSRTEERQYISKSTRSSRVNY; encoded by the exons ATGCAGAGATCCACAGACCGGATGCGCCGGCTGAAGAAGCTGAAGAGCGTTACGGGAGCGCAGGATGGCGTTGGAGGCGGCGATGCGGCGGCAACGGCGACTGCGGATAATCGGACCTCCGAATTGTCGGACACGAACGGAGCAGCCGCCAGTAGCGGAGCCGGCGGCAAGAAGCCAGGCACACTCAATCCGGAGGTCTTCAAGCACTTGGACAAATCCGGACGCAGTGAATT CCTGAAGTACCTCAAGCAGCAGTTGCAGGATGCGGCGGATACGCCCGTCTACGACAAGAACGGCGTCTTCAAGCAGGGCATCTCCAATGCCATATACCAGCTTCTCTGGCAGACTCTCCGCTTCACCCACAAAAAGGACATAGTACTTCACCTGCTCCTGGAAGTCGTG GCCCTCCATGCGGACTTTCCCAGCCTTATAGTGGACGTGGTTAACATTCTGGACAGCGAAACCTCCCTTATAACCGATGGATTTCAGGAAGAACGACATGCCTTTGTGCAATTCGTTAAAGATCTTGAGAGGGTGGTCCCAGAAAGTCTTTTAAAAGAGCGTTTGGAAATCGATACGTTGCAGGAGGCGGGAATTGTCAAGAACAAGAGCTTTTACTCCAAGTTCATCAAGGTCAAAACCAAGCTATA CTACAAACAACGTCGGTTTAATCTTTTCCGCGAGGAGAGCGAAGGGTTTGCCAAGCTTATCACAGAGCTAAACCAGGAGTTCGACGAGAACACCACCCCAGAGAGCATAATGGATATCATAAAATCCCTTATAG GTTGCTTCAATCTGGATCCGAATCGGGTGCTGGACATTATTATCGAGTCCTTTGAAACTCGTCCGGATAGATGGAACTTGTTCATACCCCTGCTGCGCAGCTACATGCCCACTGGTGCCATTATTTGCGAGGTCCTCGGCTACAAGTTCTGCCACTTTAAGGACTCTCGCACTCCCCGCTCGTTATATCACGTGTGTGCTCTTTTGCTTAAGCACGGCGTCATTGCTCTGAATGATGTATACGTGTGGTTGACTCCAAACGATGGGAGCATCAAGGCGGACTGGGAGGATGACCTAGCTGATGCCAGGGAAATGGTCCGCAAGCTGAACCTTATACAAACCAACAAGAAGGAAGACGAAAAGGATCCACCACCGCCGCCTTCGGTTAAGAAGTTCAATGAG GAAAAATACAATGCAAACCAAAAGTTTGGCCTCTGCGAAGCCCTGCTTAAAGTTGGCGACTGGGAGAATGCGTATAAGATCATCCAGAAGCTTCCCGAGCAGGCGGTTGTATTGCAGGAACCCATTGCCCGTGCCATTGCCGATCTGATTCACCTGTCCGTGGAGAATATTTACTACAAAAAGTGTTTTAAGGCTCCCGCAGGACGAAGGCCGAGCCGCAATCGCCTGTATGACGATTCCAAGTTGGTAGCCAAGATGCAGGCAAAGGAATTCGGCGACTTAAGGAAGTACACCTGGCCGATGGCTAACGTGTTGGGACCTGCCATGCACTACGACACTGTGCTGATGTACAAGCTTATCCGTATTATGCGGAAACTAGTTGTCGATATGGGCGTGGACAGCCTCAATGGACCTCCGCCGAATTCGGAAGCAGAGCAGCACTACTATGACATTATGAGCTCGCTGGACGCCTGTATTCTACCCTCCCTTCTCTACCTGGACAACAACTGTTCCATGTCCGAAGAGATCTGGGCTGTGCTCAAATATTTCCCGTATCATTTTCGCTACAGTTTGTATGCGCGTTGGAAGAACGACAGCTATCAACTGCATCCCAATTTGATCAGGAGATGTGGATTGGCACAGCGGGATATCAAGGCGCTAATGAAGCGCGTGAGCAAGGAGAACGTCAAGCAGCTGGGACGACTGGTAGGAAAGTATAGCCATTGTGCGCCAGGACTGCTTTTCGACTAT ATTCTCCTGCAAATTCAAATCTACGACAATCTAATTGGCCCGGTCTGCGACCTGCTCAAGTATCTTACTGCCTTATCCTTTGACTGTTTGGGATACTGCATCATCGAGTCGTTGACGTTAACAGGTCGTCTCAGGTTCAAGGATGACGGAACTTCGTTATCCTTGTGGCTGCAAAGTCTAGCCTCCTTCTGCGGCACCATATACAAGAAGTACAGCATTGAGCTAAGTGGGTTGCTTCAGTATGTGGCCAATCAGTTAAAGTCGCAGAAGAGCCTGGACTTACTGATTCTGAGGGAGATCGTGCATAAGATGGCAGGCGTGGAGTCCTGCGAGGAGATGACTAATGATCAGTTGCAAGCCATGTGTGGTGGTGAGCAGCTCAGGGGAGAG GCCGGCTACTTTAGTCAAGTGAGGAATACGAAAAAGTCATCTAATCGCCTGAAGGAGGCATTGGCCAATAACGATCTTGCCGTGGCCATTTGTCTTTTGATGGCTCAACAGAAACACTGCGTCATTTATCGTGAGACGGCGGCACACAGCCATTTGAAGTTGGTGGGAAATCTGTATGATCAGTGCCAGGACACACTCGTCCAGTTTGGTACGTTCCTAGGCTCCACCTATTCTGTGGATGAGTACGTGGAGCGGTTGCCCTCGATTATAACCATGCTTCGAGAGTACCACATAAACACGGATGTGGCCTTCTTCTTGGCTAGGCCCATGTTCACTCATCAGATCAAT CAAAAATACGATCAATTGCGCAAGGATGACCCTAACGCCAAGAAGCTCACCACGACGCAAAAGCTTCAGAAGTATTTGGAAGCAACGCAGCTGATCATGAACCCTATTGTAGAGTCTGTTCGTCCACTGCACAGCTCCAAGGTGTGGGAGGACATTAGTCCGCAGTTCCTGGTTACTTTTTGGAGTCTGAGCATGTACGATCTGCACGTGCCGAACGAAAGCTATCAAAGGGAAATCGCCAAGCTGAAGCAGCTGGCCCAGCAAGCGGCAGAAGGCAAAGACTCTAACCAATCTAAGAACAAGAAGGAGCAGGAGCGCTACATTGCGCTAATGGAGAAGCTGAACGACGAGCGAAAGAAGCAGCATGAACACGTTGACAAGATCTTGCAGCGGTTGCAGGAGCAAAAAGATAGTTGGTTCCTTCTACGATCTGCCAAGTCCGCAAAGAACGACACCATCACGCAGTTCCTGCAGCTCTGTCTCTTCCCGCGTTGCACCTTTACAGCTCTGGATGCGTTGTATTGCGCGAAGTTCGTGCACGCCATCCACAACCTCAAGACATCGAACTTCTCAACCTTGCTGTGCTACGATAGG ATCTTTTGTGACATCACTTATTCGGTTACTTCGTGCACTGAGGGCGAGGCTACGCGGTACGGACGCTTTTTGTGCGCCATGCTCGAGACCGTGATGCGTTGGCATGCGGATCAGGCGGTGTTTAATAAGGAGTGCGCCAATTATCCTGGTTTTGTGACCAAGTTTCGTGTTAGCAATCAGTTCTCAGAGGCCAATGATCACGTTGGCTACGAAAACTATCGGCATGTGTGTCACAAGTGGCACTACAAGATTACCAAGGCGATTGTATTCTGTCTGGACTCCAAGGACTTTATGCAGATCAGAAACGCACTGATCATCCTAATGCGAATACTGCCTCACTATCCAGTTCTTGCCAAACTGGCGCAAATCATCGAGCGTAAGGTGGACAAGGTGCGCGAGGAGGAGAAGACAAAGCGACCGGATCTGTATGCCATTGCCTCCAGCTACATTGGACAACTAAAGCTGAAGACTCCCCACATGCTAAAGGAGAGTGTCTTTCATCAAATCGCCGAGCGGCCGAATAAGGACTCGCCGACCAATGTTGGCGCTCCCGCCGCAGCCACCAGATCCGATAAGTTGTCACCCACCTCTCCATCTGGACATACACAAGGAACCCGGGCTCCCAGCGGAGCTGCTCCTTTCTACAACAGCGAACAAAAGTCGGGAATCAAAGAACCAGAGGCAAAAGCAG CCTCCACAACGCGCGAATCGAAGAGCCAAAGAGGCGAGGGCAATAATGTCACTTTGGTGTCCACAGCCAGTTCAACGGCATCCAATAACGAACGCGAGAGCAAACAACGTGACCTGGCAGCGCCACGTGAGTCCCAATCCCGCAGCAAGGATGACCAGCAGGAGCAGGCAAACAACGGCAGTAATGGCAGCCGACAGAGCGAGAGTCGTAATAGGGATGTGGAACGAGACCGACAGGATCAGCACGACCAACGGAGCATTAGTAGCCATCGCAGTTCCAGAGACATTGTGCGGGTCAAGGAGCGCACAGAAGCCGAGCTGCACCAGAGGTCGCGGGAACGTTCTCAACGTCTGGAGGAGTTGGAAGCGCAGCAGCGGAAGCGGGAAAAGCCATCGCGACGCGGTGGCGAAGAGCGCATCCGACATGGTGATGGCGTCGAGACGGTGGACTTGGTGGGAAGCACCGACAATCGCCACTACGAGGAGTTCGAGGGGCGTATGAGGGATCTGAGCTCAGTGTCCAACGAGAGCAATGGTTCGATGCAGCATCGACAACGTAGCCATGAGAACATTGAATTTGAAAAGG ATTCAAAGCGTCGCAAATTGGAGTCGTCAACCAGCAGTTCAAAG AAGGTGGAGGAACTGGTGGACAGCGTAAAGAAGGCGCGCGGGCTCAAGACCAAAGAGCGCAACAAGGACAAGCTGTCGGATGAGGAGCGAGACGCTCGCAAGGATCGCAAGCTGGGACGCAAGCGGGATCGCGTCGACGAGTCCAACAGCAACGAACATAAACGCCGGCGCGAAG GACAAAACGGTGAAGAAGAGCTGCGGGATAGAGAGCGGCATAGG GAGAAGTCACCGCGGGAGCGATCGCATGAAAAGTTCGATAGAGAACGGGGAGTAGCCAGCGGTTCGCGGACCGAGGAGCGGCAGTACATCAGCAAGTCCACTCGGTCCTCCAGAGTAAACTATTGA
- the LOC6620613 gene encoding THO complex subunit 2 isoform X1: MQRSTDRMRRLKKLKSVTGAQDGVGGGDAAATATADNRTSELSDTNGAAASSGAGGKKPGTLNPEVFKHLDKSGRSEFLKYLKQQLQDAADTPVYDKNGVFKQGISNAIYQLLWQTLRFTHKKDIVLHLLLEVVALHADFPSLIVDVVNILDSETSLITDGFQEERHAFVQFVKDLERVVPESLLKERLEIDTLQEAGIVKNKSFYSKFIKVKTKLYYKQRRFNLFREESEGFAKLITELNQEFDENTTPESIMDIIKSLIGCFNLDPNRVLDIIIESFETRPDRWNLFIPLLRSYMPTGAIICEVLGYKFCHFKDSRTPRSLYHVCALLLKHGVIALNDVYVWLTPNDGSIKADWEDDLADAREMVRKLNLIQTNKKEDEKDPPPPPSVKKFNEEKYNANQKFGLCEALLKVGDWENAYKIIQKLPEQAVVLQEPIARAIADLIHLSVENIYYKKCFKAPAGRRPSRNRLYDDSKLVAKMQAKEFGDLRKYTWPMANVLGPAMHYDTVLMYKLIRIMRKLVVDMGVDSLNGPPPNSEAEQHYYDIMSSLDACILPSLLYLDNNCSMSEEIWAVLKYFPYHFRYSLYARWKNDSYQLHPNLIRRCGLAQRDIKALMKRVSKENVKQLGRLVGKYSHCAPGLLFDYILLQIQIYDNLIGPVCDLLKYLTALSFDCLGYCIIESLTLTGRLRFKDDGTSLSLWLQSLASFCGTIYKKYSIELSGLLQYVANQLKSQKSLDLLILREIVHKMAGVESCEEMTNDQLQAMCGGEQLRGEAGYFSQVRNTKKSSNRLKEALANNDLAVAICLLMAQQKHCVIYRETAAHSHLKLVGNLYDQCQDTLVQFGTFLGSTYSVDEYVERLPSIITMLREYHINTDVAFFLARPMFTHQINQKYDQLRKDDPNAKKLTTTQKLQKYLEATQLIMNPIVESVRPLHSSKVWEDISPQFLVTFWSLSMYDLHVPNESYQREIAKLKQLAQQAAEGKDSNQSKNKKEQERYIALMEKLNDERKKQHEHVDKILQRLQEQKDSWFLLRSAKSAKNDTITQFLQLCLFPRCTFTALDALYCAKFVHAIHNLKTSNFSTLLCYDRIFCDITYSVTSCTEGEATRYGRFLCAMLETVMRWHADQAVFNKECANYPGFVTKFRVSNQFSEANDHVGYENYRHVCHKWHYKITKAIVFCLDSKDFMQIRNALIILMRILPHYPVLAKLAQIIERKVDKVREEEKTKRPDLYAIASSYIGQLKLKTPHMLKESVFHQIAERPNKDSPTNVGAPAAATRSDKLSPTSPSGHTQGTRAPSGAAPFYNSEQKSGIKEPEAKAASTTRESKSQRGEGNNVTLVSTASSTASNNERESKQRDLAAPRESQSRSKDDQQEQANNGSNGSRQSESRNRDVERDRQDQHDQRSISSHRSSRDIVRVKERTEAELHQRSRERSQRLEELEAQQRKREKPSRRGGEERIRHGDGVETVDLVGSTDNRHYEEFEGRMRDLSSVSNESNGSMQHRQRSHENIEFEKVDSKRRKLESSTSSSKKVEELVDSVKKARGLKTKERNKDKLSDEERDARKDRKLGRKRDRVDESNSNEHKRRREGQNGEEELRDRERHREKSPRERSHEKFDRERGVASGSRTEERQYISKSTRSSRVNY, encoded by the exons ATGCAGAGATCCACAGACCGGATGCGCCGGCTGAAGAAGCTGAAGAGCGTTACGGGAGCGCAGGATGGCGTTGGAGGCGGCGATGCGGCGGCAACGGCGACTGCGGATAATCGGACCTCCGAATTGTCGGACACGAACGGAGCAGCCGCCAGTAGCGGAGCCGGCGGCAAGAAGCCAGGCACACTCAATCCGGAGGTCTTCAAGCACTTGGACAAATCCGGACGCAGTGAATT CCTGAAGTACCTCAAGCAGCAGTTGCAGGATGCGGCGGATACGCCCGTCTACGACAAGAACGGCGTCTTCAAGCAGGGCATCTCCAATGCCATATACCAGCTTCTCTGGCAGACTCTCCGCTTCACCCACAAAAAGGACATAGTACTTCACCTGCTCCTGGAAGTCGTG GCCCTCCATGCGGACTTTCCCAGCCTTATAGTGGACGTGGTTAACATTCTGGACAGCGAAACCTCCCTTATAACCGATGGATTTCAGGAAGAACGACATGCCTTTGTGCAATTCGTTAAAGATCTTGAGAGGGTGGTCCCAGAAAGTCTTTTAAAAGAGCGTTTGGAAATCGATACGTTGCAGGAGGCGGGAATTGTCAAGAACAAGAGCTTTTACTCCAAGTTCATCAAGGTCAAAACCAAGCTATA CTACAAACAACGTCGGTTTAATCTTTTCCGCGAGGAGAGCGAAGGGTTTGCCAAGCTTATCACAGAGCTAAACCAGGAGTTCGACGAGAACACCACCCCAGAGAGCATAATGGATATCATAAAATCCCTTATAG GTTGCTTCAATCTGGATCCGAATCGGGTGCTGGACATTATTATCGAGTCCTTTGAAACTCGTCCGGATAGATGGAACTTGTTCATACCCCTGCTGCGCAGCTACATGCCCACTGGTGCCATTATTTGCGAGGTCCTCGGCTACAAGTTCTGCCACTTTAAGGACTCTCGCACTCCCCGCTCGTTATATCACGTGTGTGCTCTTTTGCTTAAGCACGGCGTCATTGCTCTGAATGATGTATACGTGTGGTTGACTCCAAACGATGGGAGCATCAAGGCGGACTGGGAGGATGACCTAGCTGATGCCAGGGAAATGGTCCGCAAGCTGAACCTTATACAAACCAACAAGAAGGAAGACGAAAAGGATCCACCACCGCCGCCTTCGGTTAAGAAGTTCAATGAG GAAAAATACAATGCAAACCAAAAGTTTGGCCTCTGCGAAGCCCTGCTTAAAGTTGGCGACTGGGAGAATGCGTATAAGATCATCCAGAAGCTTCCCGAGCAGGCGGTTGTATTGCAGGAACCCATTGCCCGTGCCATTGCCGATCTGATTCACCTGTCCGTGGAGAATATTTACTACAAAAAGTGTTTTAAGGCTCCCGCAGGACGAAGGCCGAGCCGCAATCGCCTGTATGACGATTCCAAGTTGGTAGCCAAGATGCAGGCAAAGGAATTCGGCGACTTAAGGAAGTACACCTGGCCGATGGCTAACGTGTTGGGACCTGCCATGCACTACGACACTGTGCTGATGTACAAGCTTATCCGTATTATGCGGAAACTAGTTGTCGATATGGGCGTGGACAGCCTCAATGGACCTCCGCCGAATTCGGAAGCAGAGCAGCACTACTATGACATTATGAGCTCGCTGGACGCCTGTATTCTACCCTCCCTTCTCTACCTGGACAACAACTGTTCCATGTCCGAAGAGATCTGGGCTGTGCTCAAATATTTCCCGTATCATTTTCGCTACAGTTTGTATGCGCGTTGGAAGAACGACAGCTATCAACTGCATCCCAATTTGATCAGGAGATGTGGATTGGCACAGCGGGATATCAAGGCGCTAATGAAGCGCGTGAGCAAGGAGAACGTCAAGCAGCTGGGACGACTGGTAGGAAAGTATAGCCATTGTGCGCCAGGACTGCTTTTCGACTAT ATTCTCCTGCAAATTCAAATCTACGACAATCTAATTGGCCCGGTCTGCGACCTGCTCAAGTATCTTACTGCCTTATCCTTTGACTGTTTGGGATACTGCATCATCGAGTCGTTGACGTTAACAGGTCGTCTCAGGTTCAAGGATGACGGAACTTCGTTATCCTTGTGGCTGCAAAGTCTAGCCTCCTTCTGCGGCACCATATACAAGAAGTACAGCATTGAGCTAAGTGGGTTGCTTCAGTATGTGGCCAATCAGTTAAAGTCGCAGAAGAGCCTGGACTTACTGATTCTGAGGGAGATCGTGCATAAGATGGCAGGCGTGGAGTCCTGCGAGGAGATGACTAATGATCAGTTGCAAGCCATGTGTGGTGGTGAGCAGCTCAGGGGAGAG GCCGGCTACTTTAGTCAAGTGAGGAATACGAAAAAGTCATCTAATCGCCTGAAGGAGGCATTGGCCAATAACGATCTTGCCGTGGCCATTTGTCTTTTGATGGCTCAACAGAAACACTGCGTCATTTATCGTGAGACGGCGGCACACAGCCATTTGAAGTTGGTGGGAAATCTGTATGATCAGTGCCAGGACACACTCGTCCAGTTTGGTACGTTCCTAGGCTCCACCTATTCTGTGGATGAGTACGTGGAGCGGTTGCCCTCGATTATAACCATGCTTCGAGAGTACCACATAAACACGGATGTGGCCTTCTTCTTGGCTAGGCCCATGTTCACTCATCAGATCAAT CAAAAATACGATCAATTGCGCAAGGATGACCCTAACGCCAAGAAGCTCACCACGACGCAAAAGCTTCAGAAGTATTTGGAAGCAACGCAGCTGATCATGAACCCTATTGTAGAGTCTGTTCGTCCACTGCACAGCTCCAAGGTGTGGGAGGACATTAGTCCGCAGTTCCTGGTTACTTTTTGGAGTCTGAGCATGTACGATCTGCACGTGCCGAACGAAAGCTATCAAAGGGAAATCGCCAAGCTGAAGCAGCTGGCCCAGCAAGCGGCAGAAGGCAAAGACTCTAACCAATCTAAGAACAAGAAGGAGCAGGAGCGCTACATTGCGCTAATGGAGAAGCTGAACGACGAGCGAAAGAAGCAGCATGAACACGTTGACAAGATCTTGCAGCGGTTGCAGGAGCAAAAAGATAGTTGGTTCCTTCTACGATCTGCCAAGTCCGCAAAGAACGACACCATCACGCAGTTCCTGCAGCTCTGTCTCTTCCCGCGTTGCACCTTTACAGCTCTGGATGCGTTGTATTGCGCGAAGTTCGTGCACGCCATCCACAACCTCAAGACATCGAACTTCTCAACCTTGCTGTGCTACGATAGG ATCTTTTGTGACATCACTTATTCGGTTACTTCGTGCACTGAGGGCGAGGCTACGCGGTACGGACGCTTTTTGTGCGCCATGCTCGAGACCGTGATGCGTTGGCATGCGGATCAGGCGGTGTTTAATAAGGAGTGCGCCAATTATCCTGGTTTTGTGACCAAGTTTCGTGTTAGCAATCAGTTCTCAGAGGCCAATGATCACGTTGGCTACGAAAACTATCGGCATGTGTGTCACAAGTGGCACTACAAGATTACCAAGGCGATTGTATTCTGTCTGGACTCCAAGGACTTTATGCAGATCAGAAACGCACTGATCATCCTAATGCGAATACTGCCTCACTATCCAGTTCTTGCCAAACTGGCGCAAATCATCGAGCGTAAGGTGGACAAGGTGCGCGAGGAGGAGAAGACAAAGCGACCGGATCTGTATGCCATTGCCTCCAGCTACATTGGACAACTAAAGCTGAAGACTCCCCACATGCTAAAGGAGAGTGTCTTTCATCAAATCGCCGAGCGGCCGAATAAGGACTCGCCGACCAATGTTGGCGCTCCCGCCGCAGCCACCAGATCCGATAAGTTGTCACCCACCTCTCCATCTGGACATACACAAGGAACCCGGGCTCCCAGCGGAGCTGCTCCTTTCTACAACAGCGAACAAAAGTCGGGAATCAAAGAACCAGAGGCAAAAGCAG CCTCCACAACGCGCGAATCGAAGAGCCAAAGAGGCGAGGGCAATAATGTCACTTTGGTGTCCACAGCCAGTTCAACGGCATCCAATAACGAACGCGAGAGCAAACAACGTGACCTGGCAGCGCCACGTGAGTCCCAATCCCGCAGCAAGGATGACCAGCAGGAGCAGGCAAACAACGGCAGTAATGGCAGCCGACAGAGCGAGAGTCGTAATAGGGATGTGGAACGAGACCGACAGGATCAGCACGACCAACGGAGCATTAGTAGCCATCGCAGTTCCAGAGACATTGTGCGGGTCAAGGAGCGCACAGAAGCCGAGCTGCACCAGAGGTCGCGGGAACGTTCTCAACGTCTGGAGGAGTTGGAAGCGCAGCAGCGGAAGCGGGAAAAGCCATCGCGACGCGGTGGCGAAGAGCGCATCCGACATGGTGATGGCGTCGAGACGGTGGACTTGGTGGGAAGCACCGACAATCGCCACTACGAGGAGTTCGAGGGGCGTATGAGGGATCTGAGCTCAGTGTCCAACGAGAGCAATGGTTCGATGCAGCATCGACAACGTAGCCATGAGAACATTGAATTTGAAAAGG TAGATTCAAAGCGTCGCAAATTGGAGTCGTCAACCAGCAGTTCAAAG AAGGTGGAGGAACTGGTGGACAGCGTAAAGAAGGCGCGCGGGCTCAAGACCAAAGAGCGCAACAAGGACAAGCTGTCGGATGAGGAGCGAGACGCTCGCAAGGATCGCAAGCTGGGACGCAAGCGGGATCGCGTCGACGAGTCCAACAGCAACGAACATAAACGCCGGCGCGAAG GACAAAACGGTGAAGAAGAGCTGCGGGATAGAGAGCGGCATAGG GAGAAGTCACCGCGGGAGCGATCGCATGAAAAGTTCGATAGAGAACGGGGAGTAGCCAGCGGTTCGCGGACCGAGGAGCGGCAGTACATCAGCAAGTCCACTCGGTCCTCCAGAGTAAACTATTGA